Proteins from a genomic interval of Trifolium pratense cultivar HEN17-A07 linkage group LG6, ARS_RC_1.1, whole genome shotgun sequence:
- the LOC123892673 gene encoding uncharacterized protein LOC123892673 isoform X1, with amino-acid sequence MALLPPSSSSYSHKTIYHTPSHIYHPYLQLPQFNSITLTSPSFNPLTHSKQHLNLRITNSNLFVVSCRYFTKEDEDDDEEEEEEEHSFDEAVTLFNGGEYYKCHDYLESLWHNAEDPSRTLIHGILQCAVGFHHLFNQNHKGAMMELGEGLCKLRKMEFSNGPFLMFEKDISAVLEFIYQTQIELAACSDDICVAMDQSERSYQLMGEYAAGKRVYDLELGSDASVYIVLCPQGSNGGTEVPRVKLPRLNATSEHLVAYEYK; translated from the exons ATGGCTCTTCTACCACCTTCATCTTCATCCTATTCTCACAAAACTATCTACCATACACCATCACATATTTATCATCCATACCTTCAACTTCCTCAATTCAACTCTATCACTCTTACTTCACCATCATTCAATCCGTTGACTCATTCAAAGCAGCACCTAAACCTCAGAATCACAAACTCCAACCTCTTTGTTGTTTCATGCAGGTATTTCACTAAAGAAGACGAAgacgatgatgaagaagaagaagaagaagagcacaGCTTTGATGAAGCAGTGACTCTATTTAATGGCGGAGAGTACTACAAATGTCATGATTATCTTGAATCCCTTTGGCACAATGCTGAAGATCCATCAAGAACATTAATTCATGGAATATTGCAATGTGCAGTTGGGTTTCATCACCTATTCAATCAG AACCATAAAGGAGCTATGATGGAGTTGGGAGAGGGACTATGTAAACTGAGAAAGATGGAGTTCTCTAATGGACCATTTCTTATGTTTGAGAAAGATATTTCAGCAGTTTTGGAATTTATCTACCAGACACAGATAGAGTTAGCTGCAT GCAGTGATGATATCTGTGTTGCAATGGATCAATCAGAAAGATCCTACCAACTTATGGGGGAATATGCTGCAGGGAAGCGTGTATATGATCTAGAACTTGGTTCCGATGCATCAGTGTATATTGTGTTATGCCCTCAAGGGTCTAATGGTGGCACTGAAGTTCCAAGGGTAAAGCTTCCCAGGCTTAATGCTACCTCAGAACATCTTGTAGCCTATGAATACAAGTAA
- the LOC123892673 gene encoding uncharacterized protein LOC123892673 isoform X2: MALLPPSSSSYSHKTIYHTPSHIYHPYLQLPQFNSITLTSPSFNPLTHSKQHLNLRITNSNLFVVSCRYFTKEDEDDDEEEEEEEHSFDEAVTLFNGGEYYKCHDYLESLWHNAEDPSRTLIHGILQCAVGFHHLFNQNHKGAMMELGEGLCKLRKMEFSNGPFLMFEKDISAVLEFIYQTQIELAAFELEQAVMISVLQWINQKDPTNLWGNMLQGSVYMI, translated from the exons ATGGCTCTTCTACCACCTTCATCTTCATCCTATTCTCACAAAACTATCTACCATACACCATCACATATTTATCATCCATACCTTCAACTTCCTCAATTCAACTCTATCACTCTTACTTCACCATCATTCAATCCGTTGACTCATTCAAAGCAGCACCTAAACCTCAGAATCACAAACTCCAACCTCTTTGTTGTTTCATGCAGGTATTTCACTAAAGAAGACGAAgacgatgatgaagaagaagaagaagaagagcacaGCTTTGATGAAGCAGTGACTCTATTTAATGGCGGAGAGTACTACAAATGTCATGATTATCTTGAATCCCTTTGGCACAATGCTGAAGATCCATCAAGAACATTAATTCATGGAATATTGCAATGTGCAGTTGGGTTTCATCACCTATTCAATCAG AACCATAAAGGAGCTATGATGGAGTTGGGAGAGGGACTATGTAAACTGAGAAAGATGGAGTTCTCTAATGGACCATTTCTTATGTTTGAGAAAGATATTTCAGCAGTTTTGGAATTTATCTACCAGACACAGATAGAGTTAGCTGCAT TTGAATTGGAGCAGGCAGTGATGATATCTGTGTTGCAATGGATCAATCAGAAAGATCCTACCAACTTATGGGGGAATATGCTGCAGGGAAGCGTGTATATGATCTAG